The nucleotide window AACCGATTCATTTGACTAGTGATCCTATTATTTGTGCCATCTTTGGGGGAGCTGTCAACGGGTTTGGAACTGGTTTTGCGCTAAAGAATAGTATTTCTACGGGTGGTTTGGATATCATCGGCATCGTCCTACGACGCAAGACTGGTCGTAGTATGGGGACCATTAACATTGCATTCAACAGTTTAATTGTGTTGAGTGCCGGTTTTGTTTATGGCTGGCCTTACGCACTATATTCTGCGCTAGGACTGTTCGTCAATGCTAAGGTAATCGACATGACCTTCACACGTCAGCAACGGATGCAGGTCATGGTCATTACTGACCGGCCGAAGACGGTAATTGATAGTATTCAAAATCATCTTCGACGGGGCATTACCATTGTCCACGGGGCCGAGGGGGCCTACCATCATGATGAAAAGACCATTTTGTTTACGGTCATTACCCGCTACGAAATGGATGAACTGGAGGCTGCCATGACTGAGGCGGATCCGAAGGCGTTTGTCAGCATTTCAGACACGGTTAAGATTTTAGGACATTTCTACGAACCAAAATGGTGAGCTTATTCACCAGTCGACTGGTCTTCCTCACGGAGACTGGTCGATTTTTTTTGACAATAAACCTGGAGGTTGAGAACTGTTAAAGGTTAGCCAAGCTGGTCGTAGCAAAGATAGTGGTACGGAGGTTGTGTAATCGCATATTTCCATCCGGTTTATAGCACGGGCAACCTGGGAGATACGGGTTTTTCATGGCTTCAAATCGAGTGAGAAGCCCGTCTTTGGGCTGAAGCGTTCTGTAGCAGGCGGAATTCCTAGCCGCCGAAATGCGACCAATTTAGAAGGGGTGGCAGTAACTATGGTTGGCAACTGGCAAGATTTTCAAAGAAATTTGGGTTGAATCCTTAAAGGTTCTTAAAAATCCCTAGGTTCACAGGGTAGATGTGGTATAATTCTCGGTGTTATGGG belongs to Levilactobacillus yonginensis and includes:
- a CDS encoding YitT family protein, translated to MDDVQQLLKRHTYMAKFSVAFFYGVLVSIAVNFFWTPGHIYSSGVTGLAQLVNTLTAGLGTFHINTGLGLFLINIPMFFLAWKQIGKSFTVFTFICVLFASVMIRVIQPIHLTSDPIICAIFGGAVNGFGTGFALKNSISTGGLDIIGIVLRRKTGRSMGTINIAFNSLIVLSAGFVYGWPYALYSALGLFVNAKVIDMTFTRQQRMQVMVITDRPKTVIDSIQNHLRRGITIVHGAEGAYHHDEKTILFTVITRYEMDELEAAMTEADPKAFVSISDTVKILGHFYEPKW